The Chryseobacterium sp. JV274 sequence AGGTGTGCAAATTTAGTTAAAAAAATTGAATACTAGCAAATTAGTGGCAAAATATTTTTATTCAAATCGTTGAGCTTTTAATGTATATGCTATATTAAGGCAGGATTGTAACAATTTAACAATAAAATAATCTAGCGGGATAAAGGTACAAAAAAAATAATGAACAAAATTTAATAAATGCCGGCAGCAAAAGGTTCTGCAGGGTTTTCTTACTTTATATTAAGTATTTGTGAACCCTCCTCAGTCTCCACCAGATATCCGGAATTTTAAATTTTAAATTTGAAATCAGAATTTTTTATAAACTGGAATTGTAATATCCGTTTTCTACGCAGAAACGTATAAGATGAAGCTTGGTTTTCAGTCCCAGTTTTTCTGTAAGCCGGTTGATATAAGTGTCAATAGTTCTTGTGCTTAGGTTAAGTTTTTCTGCAATTTCTTTATTGCTGAATCCCTCATAGCAGAATCTCATCAACTGTATTTCAGCCGGAGAAAGCTCTTCCTGGCCCTTTTTCTGCCTGTCCATGTATTCCTGTACGGCAAGGGGCTGCTGCTCCCATTCCTTGGAATAGGTTTGATAATCAAAGTCTTCAGTAGCAATACTTCCTTTAATAATATCCTTTATAATGGTGCTTTTTTTCTGACAATAATAGATATTAGGGATTTTTGAAAGAATTTCAGCCATATCTTCCTGGTAAGTACCGGAATAGGTGATAATAGGAGTTTCTGTGTTGTTTTTTCGGATGTATTTAATGGCTTCAATTCCGCTTAATACGGGCATAAATAGCTCAATGATGAACACATCCTCCTGTCTTCTGTAGATTCTGTTTACCAGCTCGTGCCCATTGTTACAGTCATTCAGAAGCATATAGAAAGGATTCTCCATGAGTGTTTTGATCATTATTTTTTTAAAATAAAAATCACTGTCAGCAATAGAAAAACGTACGGTATTAGATAATATTTTACTCATTCTTAATATCGATTTGGCGAATGATATTTAAAATTTAGAGGTCTAATTTATGAAAAACTTATCAAAGTGAAAATTAATATTAATTTAATCAGGGTTTTCACGAAACAGGTCTGGGGAAACTACGTATTGTGCATGAATTTTTTTTTTTATATTTTCACAGGCCAAACAAATCGCAAATTATGTCTTCTAACAGGGAAAAAAAATTAAACAAATCTGACGTAAGAATAGGCATTTGGAAGTTTATTCTGTCTTTTGTTGTTTTGTCAGTTGTAACTTTTACGTGTTTATTTCTCTTCTTTAAGAGTTATGATATACAACGTGAGGGGATCAGCCGGGATGCTGAAGCCTATAAAGAACTGATGCTTCGAAGTGACGTTCTGAAAGATCACATTGATGATATTTATGACAAAATGAACCAGCTTAGTATTAATAAGGTGGAGAATGAGGTATTCCTTAGAACCAGTATTATGGATAACGTGAGAGATGCCAAAAATATTATGGGCAAAGACAGTGCGCAGAGCTTTAAGCATTATGCTATACTGATGAAGCAGATTGTGCCTATGATGACCTTAAAGGCCAAGATCATTGAGGTAGAGTATAAGAAAAAAACAGTTCTAAGGGATCTG is a genomic window containing:
- the tssO gene encoding type VI secretion system TssO — protein: MSSNREKKLNKSDVRIGIWKFILSFVVLSVVTFTCLFLFFKSYDIQREGISRDAEAYKELMLRSDVLKDHIDDIYDKMNQLSINKVENEVFLRTSIMDNVRDAKNIMGKDSAQSFKHYAILMKQIVPMMTLKAKIIEVEYKKKTVLRDLDECMGKIKVTNNELRKDPTRNFTGSKRRR
- a CDS encoding response regulator transcription factor translates to MSKILSNTVRFSIADSDFYFKKIMIKTLMENPFYMLLNDCNNGHELVNRIYRRQEDVFIIELFMPVLSGIEAIKYIRKNNTETPIITYSGTYQEDMAEILSKIPNIYYCQKKSTIIKDIIKGSIATEDFDYQTYSKEWEQQPLAVQEYMDRQKKGQEELSPAEIQLMRFCYEGFSNKEIAEKLNLSTRTIDTYINRLTEKLGLKTKLHLIRFCVENGYYNSSL